The following nucleotide sequence is from Corynebacterium hindlerae.
ACGTCGCCAGAGGCCGTCGCATCGGCAGAAGGCTCGAACAGTGGCGCATCCACGATCCAGGTGAATGCCCAATCACCTTCCTTGATCAGGCCCAGCTTCTTAGCGATCTCGCCACGAGCAGCGCCAAGCAGCGCACGGGAGCTCTTAGCATCGCCAGCTGCGAAGAAGATGCAGTCACCAGGTTGCGCGCCGACGTGAGCTGCAATGCCTGCGCGCTCCTCATCGGTGATGTTCTTGGCTACCGGGCCGGCCAGTTCGCCGTCCTCGCCCACCAGAATGTAGGCCAGGCCCTTGGCGCCACGCTGCTTCGCCCAGTCCTGCCATGCGTCAAGCTGACGACGTGGCTGGGAGGCACCGCCCTGCATCACGACGGCACCAACGTAGTCATTCTTGAACACGCGGAAGGTCGTGTTGGCGAAGAACTCGGTGCATTCCACGATCTTGATGTCGAACCGAAGATCCGGCTTGTCGGAGCCGTAGTACTTCATGGCATCGGCGTAGGTCATCCGTGGGATGGGCGTTGGTACGTCGTACCCGATGAGCTTCCAGATTTCGGTGGCAAGCTGCTCACCCAGCGCGATGACGTCGTCCTGATCCACGAAGGACATTTCGATGTCCAGCTGGGTAAACTCGGGCTGCCGGTCGGCGCGGAAGTCCTCGTCACGGTAGCAACGGGCGATCTGGTAGTACCGCTCCATACCAGCAACCATCAGCAGCTGCTTAAACAGCTGCGGGGACTGCGGCAGCGCATACCAGGAACCTGGCTTCAAGCGAGCTGGAACCAAGAAGTCACGGGCACCTTCAGGGGTGGAACGCGTGAGCGTTGGGGTTTCAATTTCGGTGAAGTCGTTCGCATCCAGCACGCGACGAGCAGCCTTGTTAACCTCGGAACGGAGGCGCAGCGCGTTGCCCTGGGATTCCCGACGCAAGTCCAGGTAGCGGTACTTCAGTCGGGTCTCCTCGCCGACTTCACCGGAGTTCGACTGGTCGTCGATCTGGAATGGCAGTGCCGCTGCCTCGTTGAGAATTTCCAGCTCGGTGACGTTGACTTCGATGTCACCGGAAGCAAGGTTCGGGTTCTCGGAACCTTCCGGGCGTGCTTCCACAACACCGGTGATACGCAGGCAGTATTCGGAACGCAGTGAGTGTGCTCGCTCGGCCACTTCACTTTCCCGGAACACAACCTGTGCGATGCCGGAGCGGTCGCGCAGGTCAATGAAGATCACGCCACCGTGGTCGCGACGACGCGCCACCCAACCAGTCAAAGTGACAGTTTGCCCAACAGATTCTTTACGGAGTTCACCCGCAAGGTGCGTACGCAACACTTCAGATCGTGTCCTTCCAGCGAAAACGTCTAACGTCATTTAGTCTGTCGGCCAGTCTACCTGCCACAGTTGGTGGAGTACACGATTACCTCACCCAATACCGCCATTACGCCCCGTTATCGCCAGTGATGTGGAAAGATTATCGCCATGACATTCCGCGAAGACGCTGACTATTCCGAAAAGTACGCCCGCACCGGAGGCGGAGGCCGACGCCTCGCTGCTGGTGGTGGCATCGGTTCCCTGCTGCTGGTGGGCTTATTCCTACTTCTCGGTGGCAACCCCGGCGATATCGGTGAAATCCTCGGCGATAACACCCAACAGTCCAGTGGTGAGGCTGGATATCTCGAAGGTTGCGATAGCGCGGAAGCCGCCAACACTCGCGCAGACTGCCGAGTGGAAGAAGCAGGTGTGTCCACCAACAAGGTGTGGGAAAAGGTTTTGCCCGAGCAGGCAGGACTGCAGTACACCAAGCCAGGACTCGTCGTGTTCACCAACTCGACCATGTCCGGTTGCGGTATGGCATCCGCTAACACCGGTCCGTTCTACTGCCCTGCCGACGACACCGCCTACTTCGATGTATCATTCTTCAACCAGCTAGAAAAGCTCGGAGGTGACAACGCACCACTGGCACAGATGTACATTGTGGCCCACGAATTCGGGCACCACGTACAAAAGATCGAGGGCACTCTCGGCCTTTCCAACTACAACCAGCCGGGCGCAGATTCCAATGCGGTCAAGATCGAACTGCAGGCCGACTGCTACGCCGGCATCTGGGCCCACCACGCTGACAAGGGCGAAGGCGCGATGCTGGAGACAATCACTAACGACCAGGTCCGTTCCGCTGTGGAAACAGCCGCTGCGGTGGGCGACGACAACATCCAAAAGCGGTCCGGAGGCGAGGTTCGACCGGACCTGTGGACCCACGGCTCCTCCGCCGACCGCGCTAAAGCTTTCATGACGGGATACCAGCAAGGCACCATGAAGTCCTGCGACACTCTCGGCCGCGGGGTATATAAGTAGAAGCTAATAGGAAATTTAGCGTATAGATGGGACGATTCCAGCTTAAAAAATCCCATCCGTACGCTAAATCCGGGTTGCCCTAAATATTCAGCTCCGGATGCAGGGTATCCAAGCTCATGACCCGGTCGCGCCAGGCGGACAGCGTGGTGATGGTGAGTGCGCCGATGAGGACGCAGCCGAGCACCAGAATTGATTGCGTGAGGCGTCCGTCCCAGACGGAGTGTCCCCCTACCAGCATCTGTCGGAACAGGTTCACTGAATAGGTAATCGGGTCTATCGTGTGGAACCAGCGCAGGAAGGCTGGCTGTGTTT
It contains:
- the aspS gene encoding aspartate--tRNA ligase, with the protein product MLRTHLAGELRKESVGQTVTLTGWVARRRDHGGVIFIDLRDRSGIAQVVFRESEVAERAHSLRSEYCLRITGVVEARPEGSENPNLASGDIEVNVTELEILNEAAALPFQIDDQSNSGEVGEETRLKYRYLDLRRESQGNALRLRSEVNKAARRVLDANDFTEIETPTLTRSTPEGARDFLVPARLKPGSWYALPQSPQLFKQLLMVAGMERYYQIARCYRDEDFRADRQPEFTQLDIEMSFVDQDDVIALGEQLATEIWKLIGYDVPTPIPRMTYADAMKYYGSDKPDLRFDIKIVECTEFFANTTFRVFKNDYVGAVVMQGGASQPRRQLDAWQDWAKQRGAKGLAYILVGEDGELAGPVAKNITDEERAGIAAHVGAQPGDCIFFAAGDAKSSRALLGAARGEIAKKLGLIKEGDWAFTWIVDAPLFEPSADATASGDVALGHSAWTAVHHAFTSPKPEWIDTFDENPGEATAYAYDLVCNGNEIGGGSIRIHRRDVQERVFKVMGITEEEAQEKFGFLLEAFSYGAPPHGGIAFGWDRIVSLLGGFDSIRDVIAFPKSGGGVDPLTDAPAPITPQQRKEAGIDAKPKKAEPKKAELKS
- the ypfJ gene encoding KPN_02809 family neutral zinc metallopeptidase, with translation MTFREDADYSEKYARTGGGGRRLAAGGGIGSLLLVGLFLLLGGNPGDIGEILGDNTQQSSGEAGYLEGCDSAEAANTRADCRVEEAGVSTNKVWEKVLPEQAGLQYTKPGLVVFTNSTMSGCGMASANTGPFYCPADDTAYFDVSFFNQLEKLGGDNAPLAQMYIVAHEFGHHVQKIEGTLGLSNYNQPGADSNAVKIELQADCYAGIWAHHADKGEGAMLETITNDQVRSAVETAAAVGDDNIQKRSGGEVRPDLWTHGSSADRAKAFMTGYQQGTMKSCDTLGRGVYK